Within Vicia villosa cultivar HV-30 ecotype Madison, WI linkage group LG1, Vvil1.0, whole genome shotgun sequence, the genomic segment CCCTCACAATATCCTCCGCTTCTAATTCAATTCTACCAAAAACCGTTTTATTCCACCACTTTAATCTCTCTTTAATCTGACTAAGCTTTTCTTTAAGAACAAAATCCCCTCTACCTTCCACTTCCATCTCCTTCCATTCTTTTTTGACAAAAGGTAAGAAAGATTTAAAAGTAAAACATTCATTGTTGAACTTGAATGGTTTAGGAACTCAATTTACTTTATCCACCACTAACCACACCAGGCAATGGTCCAAAATGTCTCTTTCCCCCACTAGTTGACCAACCACTCCCCATCTATTAACAATAACATTAGACACAATGAAACAATCAATCCTACTCACGGACCTACCATCTCCACTATACCAAGTGAATTTTTTCCCCTTACAAGGCACATCCACCAATCCGTTATCATCAATAAATCTACCAAAGAGGTCTGAACCGGTCACCATCTCCCTATCAGACCCCCCTTTGCTTTCAATAGAACTTTTAATCGCATTAAAATCACCACCAATAATCTATTCCCCATCCGAATAAGAACTTTTCACCCTAACAACTTGTCCCATAACTCCTTTTTCTTGTTTAGAAATCAAGAAGAGTATATGTTCACAACATAATAAATATATTCCTTCCACCCCACCTTGATCCCTAAGAATCCCTCTCCTTTAAAGCTTTGAAGAACTTTCACCCTATATTTCCTCCATAGAGTTAAAATTCCTCCCGACCTCCCATTagaattagaaaaagaaaacCCCACCTCCGTGTTACTCCACATACTAAAAGCAATTGCATCCTCcatatttgttatttttgtttcttgaatcaAAACAATATCCGCATCTACCTTCTTAATTATTGAACTAATCCTTCTTCTTTTAAGTGCATTCCCTCCCCCTCTAATGTTAAACGATCCTATAATCATTCCAAAATAGAAGAAAGCTCCTTCCTTAATAAATCATCGTCATGCTCCTTGTT encodes:
- the LOC131659676 gene encoding uncharacterized protein LOC131659676, with the translated sequence MEDAIAFSMWSNTEVGFSFSNSNGRSGGILTLWRKYRVKVLQSFKGEGFLGIKIIGGDFNAIKSSIESKGGSDREMVTGSDLFGRFIDDNGLVDVPCKGKKFTWYSGDGRSMGSGWSTSGGKRHFGPLPEWKEMEVEGRGDFVLKEKLSQIKERLKWWNKTVFGRIELEAEDIVRDLNYGDSRLEDSSEGMLGESLNSRNDSNKRFWLNFRIKENMLVQKSRLKWLNDGDSNSSIFHNVLKERRRHNHLGIISMQRGLVEKVEEVREEVRKHFSNKFLEEDSDRILLDGISFKSISFNDVALLERLFQMDEIKEAIDDCGSSKNPGPDGFSFLFIK